A window from Setaria italica strain Yugu1 chromosome VIII, Setaria_italica_v2.0, whole genome shotgun sequence encodes these proteins:
- the LOC101762662 gene encoding dirigent protein 1, whose product MMPSLPSVFLSAAFLLAAAAYIRSSGTVGSSTATSTTHLHFFMHDDYTGPRPTAARIVSGRSLLPTLASSSDGDDNATATGSTLSRLLSSPRQFGDVVVLNNALTEGPGGDSARVGTAQGFAVRVSEGGIVSHLTMHMVLDAGEHRGSSVTANGRIDMDATVRESVVIGGTGKFRFARGYMLTRNYDYDLARGGIVEIDVYVQH is encoded by the coding sequence ATGATGCCTTCCCTCCCATCCGTCTTCCTCagcgccgccttcctcctcgccgccgcggcctacATCCGCAGCTCCGGCACGGTTGGCAGCagcaccgccacctccaccacgcACCTCCACTTCTTCATGCACGACGACTACACCGGCCCGCGACCCACCGCCGCGCGGATCGTCTCCGGCAGGTCCCTCCTACCCACGTTGGCGTCGtccagcgacggcgacgacaaCGCCACAGCCACCGGGAGCACGCTGTCACGGCTGCTCTCGTCGCCGCGGCAGTTCGGCGACGTGGTGGTGCTGAACAACGCGCTGACGGAGGGTCCCGGCGGCGACAGCGCCCGCGTCGGCACAGCGCAGGGGTTCGCCGTGCGCGTGTCGGAGGGCGGCATCGTATCGCACCTGACCATGCACATGGtcctcgacgccggcgagcaCCGGGGCAGCTCCGTGACGGCGAACGGCCGCATCGACATGGACGCGACGGTGCGGGAGTCGGTGGTCATCGGCGGCACGGGGAAGTTTCGGTTCGCGCGCGGGTACATGCTCACCCGGAACTACGACTACGACCTCGCCCGCGGCGGCATCGTCGAGATCGACGTCTACGTGCAGCACTAG
- the LOC101763074 gene encoding probable ubiquitin-like-specific protease 2A, translating to MSRRRASQVQAQAQAQALIDLDSDAEDESQNKRSRTSRTTALKTSGRPKHVLPSFYDNLPKNRSSRNATSRRDKGNQDKLNTDIFELYMEDLWKHIDEDKKSAYAYFDSLWFNMYYRGRNIPNVLKWIKAKRIFSRQYVFVPIVCSGHWSLLVLCHFDEANCSDIKKGPRMIVLDSLNTTDPTRLQSYIRKFIVDIYETEEREESKQFINKIRLEFPKVPQQNGDECGIYVLYFIQCFLQNKKLAEVLENKKLEEDFTQLLDDGWFNPEELENLRKDIHSFQANRNSEIADYGT from the exons ATGAGCCGCCGTCGCGCCAGCCAGGtgcaggcgcaggcgcaggcgcaggcgctcATCGACCTGGACAGCGACGCTGAGGATG AGTCCCAAAATAAGCGTTCCCGAACAAGTAGAACGACAGCATTGAAGACATCTGGGAGACCCAAACATGTATTACCTTCCTTTTATGATAACCTCCCCAAAAACAGAAGCTCACGCAATGCAACTAGCAGGAGGGACAAGGGGAATCAAGACAAGTTGAATACTGATATTTTTGAATTATACATGGA GGATCTTTGGAAGCACATTGATGAAGACAAGAAGAGTGCTTATGCGTACTTTGATTCTTTATGGTTTAACATGTATTACCGTGGGCGTAATATACCAAATGTCCTTAAATGGATAAAGGCTAAGAGAATATTTTCAAGACAATATGTTTTTGTTCCTATTGTTTGTTC TGGACACTGGAGCCTCCTTGTCTTATGCCACTTTGACGAGGCAAACTGCTCTGATATTAAGAAGGGACCACGCATGATAGTACTGGACTCACTTAATACGACAGATCCGACGAGGTTGCAATCATACATCAGAAA ATTCATTGTTGACATTTACGAAACCGAAGAGCGGGAAGAAAGCAAGCAGTTCATTAACAAAATCCGCCTCGAGTTTCCCAAG GTGCCACAGCAAAATGGGGATGAGTGTGGGATTTATGTTCTTTATTTCATCCAGTGTTTTCTTCAGAACAAAAAACTAGCAGAAGTTCTTGAAAACAAAAAATTGGAAGAAGATTTCACCCAGCTG CTTGATGATGGCTGGTTTAACCCAGAGGAACTAGAGAACCTCCGCAAGGATATCCATTCGTTCCAAGC GAATCGGAATAGCGAAATTGCAGATTATGGTACATAA
- the LOC101763477 gene encoding serine carboxypeptidase-like 42, whose amino-acid sequence MAAASWRDLALAMAAVGWVLGGCLVWAFPAEDLVARLPGQPPVTFRQFAGYVDVDVKAGRSLFYYFAEAQEDAAAKPLTLWLNGGPGCSSIGGGAFTELGPFYPRGDGRGLRLNKKSWNKASNLLFVESPAGVGWSYSNTSSDYNTGDVRTADDMYRFLLGWYKKFPEYRSRALFLTGESYAGHYIPQLTDVLLTHNEKSKGFKFNIKGVAIGNPLLKLDRDVPATYEYFWSHGMISDEIFLAISHSCDFEDYTFNDPHNESKSCNDAISEANTIVGQYVNNYDVILDVCYPSIVMQELRLRKYATKISVGVDVCMTYERFFYFNLPEVQQALHANRTHLKYQWGMCSDVLNYSNTDGNINILPILQRIVEHKIPLWVFSGDQDSVVPLLGSRTLVRELAHTMGLPVTVPYSTWFRKGQVGGWVTEYGNFLTFATVRGASHMVPFAQPDRALGLFRSIILGQRLPNTTNPPID is encoded by the exons ATGGCGGCGGCTTCCTGGAGGGACCTTGCTCTGGCAATGGCGGCCGTGGGCTGGGTTCTTGGCGGTTGTCTTGTGTGGGCGTTCCCGGCGGAGGATTTGGTGGCCAGGCTGCCGGGGCAGCCGCCGGTGACGTTCAGGCAGTTCGCCGGGTACGTCGACGTCGATGTCAAGGCCGGCCGGAGCCTCTTCTACTACTTCGCCGAGGCGcaggaggacgccgccgccaagccTCTCACGCTGTGGCTGAACGGAG GTCCCGGCTGTTCTTCGATTGGAGGTGGTGCTTTCACAGAACTAGGTCCATTTTATCCTAGAGGAGACGGCAGGGGTCTCAGATTGAACAAAAAGTCATGGAACAAAG CGTCCAATCTATTGTTTGTCGAATCACCAGCTGGAGTTGGATGGTCTTACTCAAACACTTCATCAGACTACAACACTGGCGACGTGCGGACTG CGGATGACATGTACAGATTTTTGCTGGGATGGTACAAAAAATTCCCAGAGTACAGATCAAGAGCCTTGTTTCTTACTGGAGAGAGCTATGCAG GGCATTACATACCACAACTTACCGATGTACTACTTACACATAATGAGAAATCAAAGGGTTTCAAGTTCAATATCAAGGGTGTTGCT ATTGGGAATCCGCTTCTGAAGCTTGATAGGGATGTCCCTGCAACCTATGAGTATTTCTGGTCTCATGGCATGATCTCTGATGAAATATTTCTAGCGATCAGCCACAGTTGTGATTTTGAGGATTACACCTTCAATGACCCCCATAATGAGAGCAAGTCATGTAACGATGCCATATCTGAAGCAAACACTATAGTTGGGCAGTACGTCAACAACTACGATGTTATTCTCGATGTCTGCTACCCATCAATTGTGATGCAGGAGCTACGGCTGCGAAAATAT GCAACGAAAATCAGCGTGGGAGTGGATGTTTGCATGACCTATGAGAGGTTTTTCTATTTCAATCTTCCAGAAGTGCAGCAGGCTCTGCATGCTAATAGGACACATTTGAAGTATCAATGGGGCATGTGCAGTGA TGTCCTAAACTACAGCAATACGGATGGCAACATCAACATCTTGCCTATCCTTCAAAGAATTGTGGAGCACAAAATACCACTTTGGGTGTTCAG TGGTGATCAAGACTCTGTTGTGCCCTTGCTGGGCAGCCGAACCCTTGTGCGAGAGCTAGCTCACACCATGGGGTTACCTGTTACAGTTCCCTACAGTACTTGGTTCCGCAAAGGCCAG GTTGGAGGCTGGGTGACAGAGTATGGCAATTTTCTGACCTTCGCAACAGTGCGGGGTGCATCCCACATGGTG